The Equus przewalskii isolate Varuska chromosome 5, EquPr2, whole genome shotgun sequence genome window below encodes:
- the LOC139083470 gene encoding akirin-1 → MACGATLKRPMEFEAALLNPGSPKRRRCAPLPGPTPGLRPPDAEPPPPLLQTQTPPPALQQPAPPGSERRLPTPEQIFQNIKQEYSRYQRWRHLEVVLNQSEACTSESQPHSAALAAPSSPGSSWMKKDQPTFTLRQVGIICERLLKDYEDKIREEYEQILNTKLAEQYESFVKFTHDQIMRRYGTRPTSYVS, encoded by the coding sequence ATGGCGTGCGGGGCGACGTTGAAGCGGCCCATGGAGTTCGAGGCGGCGCTGCTGAACCCCGGGTCCCCGAAGCGGCGGCGCTGCGCCCCCCTGCCCGGCCCCACTCCGGGCCTCAGGCCCCCCGACgccgagccgccgccgccgctgctccAGACGCAGACCCCGCCGCCGGCCCTGCAGCAGCCCGCCCCGCCCGGCAGCGAGCGGCGCCTTCCAACTCCGGAGCAAATTTTTCAGAACATAAAACAAGAATATAGTCGTTATCAGAGGTGGAGACATTTAGAAGTTGTTCTTAATCAGAGTGAAGCTTGTACTTCGGAAAGTCAGCCTCACTCCGCAGCACTCGCAGCACCTAGTTCGCCAGGTTCCTCCTGGATGAAGAAGGACCAGCCCACCTTTACCCTCCGACAAGTTGGAATAATATGTGAGCGTCTCTTAAAAGACTATGAAGATAAAATTCGGGAGGAGTATGAGCAAATCCTCAATACCAAACTAGCAGAACAATATGAATCTTTTGTGAAATTCACACATGATCAGATTATGCGACGATATGGGACAAGGCCAACAAGCTACGTGTCCTGA